The following are encoded in a window of Nilaparvata lugens isolate BPH chromosome 13, ASM1435652v1, whole genome shotgun sequence genomic DNA:
- the LOC111059089 gene encoding facilitated trehalose transporter Tret1, with product MIQKGLFNNRVLRQYTAGFICSLSVMAIGCSIGWTSPAIPKLRSGSTRIQLSDVEITWVVAVTYIANIISPVPSGWLMDRIGRKHTLIASNVLTIGSWFVLLYATCPLHLYIGRFMVGLMFGVGYTVVPVYLAEISEARVRGSVSSLMSVMIYVGTNLEYCVGPYVSYDTLCMVSVTVPILFACTFAWIPESPYYFVIKGNTDAAKKSLSWLRCDMGQRDMDAEFEKIKSTTELQMKDGGGKFKDLIATKGNRRALLIAEILAIIQRFSGIGPLIAYSSITIPEKSIPGITRNEQMIVLGMTWLFTSIFASFLSDKLGRKVLLAISCTGCGIACLSASTWFYLREKTSTDVTEVSWIPFVAFIFHALFYSLGLGPIALSIKGEMFPANVKAKASAVTTMVLAVNSFWLNKTYLIIADTFGFYVNFLIYGVTMLLALIFIWFFVVETRRKTLQEIQERLEGGGKRKKVEEERVIEKVGESSVVNERR from the exons ATGATTCAGAAAGGATTATTTAATAATCGTGTCCTGAGACAGTATACTGCGGGATTCATAT GTTCCCTATCGGTGATGGCAATCGGCTGCAGTATAGGTTGGACCTCACCTGCCATCCCTAAGCTGCGCAGTGGTTCGACGCGCATCCAGCTGAGTGACGTGGAAATCACGTGGGTGGTGGCTGTCACATACATTGCCAACATTATCAGTCCGGTCCCATCCGGGTGGCTCATGGACAGGATTGGTCGGAAACATACCCTAATCGCTTCAAATGTGCTTACTATAG GTTCTTGGTTTGTGCTGCTCTACGCCACATGCCCTCTGCACCTCTACATAGGCCGCTTCATGGTGGGCCTCATGTTCGGAGTTGGCTACACAGTGGTTCCAGTGTATTTGGCCGAGATCTCCGAGGCTCGAGTGCGAGGCTCAGTGAGCAGCCTCATGTCTGTAATGATCTACGTTGGCACCAACCTCGAGTATTGTGTGGGGCCGTATGTGTCCTACGACACTCTCTGTATGGTATCAGTCACTGTTCCCATACTATTTGCCTGTACCTTCGCTTGGATACCGGAGTCGCCTTACTATTTCGTCATTAAAG GTAACACAGATGCAGCCAAAAAAAGCCTGAGCTGGTTGAGATGTGATATGGGTCAACGGGATATGGATGCTGAATTCGAGAAGATCAAATCAACCACCGAGCTACAGATGAAAGATGGAG GAGGCAAATTTAAAGACCTGATCGCAACCAAAGGCAACCGTAGAGCTCTACTGATAGCGGAGATTCTGGCAATCATCCAGAGGTTTTCGGGAATCGGTCCATTGATTGCCTACTCTTCAATCACAATTCCCGAGAAATCGATTCCCGGCATCACGAGGAACGAGCAAATGATTGTCCTCGGAATGACTTggttgttcacttcaattttcgCCTCGTTTCTCAGCGATAAACTGGGAAGAAAG GTCCTCCTAGCAATCTCCTGTACAGGCTGTGGTATAGCCTGTCTATCAGCCAGCACCTGGTTCTACCTGCGAGAAAAAACCTCAACCGACGTCACAGAAGTCTCCTGGATCCCTTTTGTGGCCTTCATCTTCCACGCTctcttttactccctagggctGGGCCCTATTGCCCTCTCTATCAAGGGAGAAATGTTCCCTGCCAACGTTAAGGCCAAAGCTTCAGCTGTCACCACCATGGTACTAGCTGTCAACTCATTTTGGCTCAACAAAACATATCTCATAATTGCTGATACGTTCGGATTCTATGTGAACTTTCTTATCTATGGTGTGACAATGTTGTTGGCCTTGATTTTCATCTGGTTTTTCGTGGTGGAAACTAGGCGGAAAACTCTGCAAGAGATACAGGAGAGGTTGGAGGGTGgggggaagaggaagaaggtaGAAGAGGAGAGGGTGATTGAGAAGGTGGGGGAAAGTAGTGTTGTAAATGAGAGGAGATGA